TGGATTCACCGCGTCGCGCGGCCTCGCGCGCGATCGCGCTGGCGACCTCGTCGGCGCCCACCGATACCGCGCTGGCGTCGCGCGGCACGTAGACCGTGACGCTCATGGCCGCTCCCGGCTGGCCAGCAGCGCGTCAATCCGCTCGGGCGTCAACCGTCCCACGAGTTTCCCGTCGATGAATGCGGACGGGCCGCAGGCGCAGTTGCCCAGGCAATACACCGCCTCCAGCGTAACGGCACCGTCAGCGGACGTCTCTCCGAAATCAATGCCCCATCGCGACCGGATGTGAGTCTCCAGCGCCCGCGCACCGACCGACTGGCAGGCTTCCGCGCGGCACAGGGCCAACACCTGGCGACCGGGCGGCGTGGACCGGAAATGGTGGTAGAAGCTGACCACCCCGTGCACCTCGGCGCGGGACAGATTGAGCGCGTGCGCAATCCGAGGCAGGCAGGCCGGCGGTACATACCCCAGAGCCTCCTGCACCGCGTGCAGGATCGGCAGGAGCGGGCCTTCGCACGACTGGTGCGCGGCGATGGCCGCATCCACGGTGGCGCGCTGCGACTCGCCCAAGGGCGGCAGCGGCGCGTGCAGTGGCAGGGTTTCCGGGGACACGCGGCGCTCCAGGACGAACAGGACACGCAGGGTAATCCAAGCCTGTCGCGATGGGAACGCGCGCCGCGACGCGGAATTCCGCCATCCGCCGCGCGGCGCGGACTATCGGAGCAGGGCCACGGCCTCGGCAATCGGCAGCGGCTTGCCGATGAGATAGCCCTGGGCGTACTTGCAGCCCAGCGAATCGAGCGTAGCCAGCTGCTCGTCGGTCTCCACACCCTCGGCAACGATGTCGCAGCCCAGGGAATCGGCCATGCCGACGACCGCCCGCACGATAGCCAGGCAGCGCGGATCGTGCATCTGGCGGATGAATCCCTGGTCCATCTTGAGCGTGTCGAACTGCAATTTGTGCAGGTGACCCAGGTTGGAATAGCCGGTGCCGAAGTCGTCGAGCGCGACCTTCATACCCGCCCCGTGGCAGCGCTCGATGATGCGCGACACCTGGGCGTAGTCCAGAACCAGGCTTTCGGTAATCTCCACTTTCAGCTGCGCCGGAGACACCTCGTGGGCACGCAGCACGGTCAGGAACCGATCCAGCAGACCCGGGTCGTCGAGCTGGCGGCCCGACACATTGAGCGCGATAAACGGCTGTGGACTGCCCGGAGGCGTGGCGATACCGCGCAGGGCGCCGCACACTTCGTGGAGCACGTAATCGCCGACCGGTACGATGAGCGAGGTTTCCTCCGCCAACGCGATGAAATCCGCCGGTGAAACCGGACCGCGTTCGGGATGCGTCCAGCGTGTCAGCGCCTCGAAGCCCGCCACCCGCTTGGCGTGAATATCGAGGATGGGCTGCAGGCGCACCTCGAGCAACTTGCTCTCCAGCGCCTCACGCAGATGGCTTTCCAGGCGGATCTTGTCGAGCGCCAGCAGGGCATCCGGCGACTGCTGCGCCGCCGCCTGCGGCGAAGCGTGGTGTTCGCCCTGCCCCGACAACTGGGCCAGCGCCGACCGATAGCGCGAGATCTGGCTCAGCAACAGCGCCCGCACCACCGGATCCGCCGAATCCAGCCGCTCCGCAAACTGCTTGCGGTCAATCGGCATCAGGGTGCAGTCCGTCAGCGCCCGCGCCGTGGCCGTGCGCGGCGAATCATCCAGGACCGCCATCTCACCCAGCAGATCACCGTCCGCCAGCAGCCCCAGCCGCCTCACCTCCCCCGTGGCGCGTCGTAACTTCAATCTGCCCGTGCTCGAGCAGAAACGCCGACGTCGGCGGATCGCCCTGCTCGAACAGGACCGCACCAGCGGGCACATCCACGCGAAACGGAGTTGAAGCCATTGACCTTCGCTCCTCTGCCGAGGCCGATGGTAACAGGGCCGGTTGGGGCTGGCAGCAGGGGCCTGTCAGCGGCCCGAGGTGCAGGGAATCAGCCTCCCCCAAACGAGCCGGACCACCGCGAGCGGCAGGCACGCGATGACGCCCCCCAGGAGAAACGACACACCGGCACTGATGAAACTAGTGAAGGGCCCGAAAAGGACCAGCGACGAAACGCAGCCCACCGTGAACATCACCGCATCCAGCAGCACGAACACATATTCGCGGCCCGCCGACAATCTGAGCTTTCCCCCGCACTGTCGGCAAGAAAATCGTGAGGCGACGCCAACCCCCAGGCGCCGCCACATCGAGATAGCCGAGTTACCGCAAAGCGGGCATTGAACTGACCTACTTGGTTTCTGCATTGTAACGTCCTACATCTACACACCTACACATCTACAAATCCATGGCACCAGAGGGTGCCATGGACTTCACATCGTGGGATCGTTTGAGGGAAGTCCTGAAATGGCCCTGCCTTCGGGGCATACTTCCTTGCTTACCTCTACCGGCGCGCGTGCTAGCCCAGATCCTGGGGATCGAAACTATTACTTATTGATGGTGGCCAATGTCTCGTTCCTGGAAACATTCCACGCCTGATCAAGCTGCAGCCGAAGTTCTGGGTCCGACACAGTCTCGATGGAATTCATCAGGACCGGAAGGAAAACTTGCGCCTCCTCGCCCCGCATCAGAAAACGGAGATGCCCCGAAAGTCCGTGACAAATCGAAATAACAGCGCGCACCCTTGATACCGAACCAGGATCGACTTCTAAGGAATTACTGTACATCCTGCCGATAGTCGTCAGCGCATGCACGAGCTCGACCAGAAAGATGCCCCGAGCTTCCGCAGAAAGAGACACCAACCAATGCAGCTCTTCTTCTACGTTCATCATCCGTCCCCCTCGTCTACGGATCGATTCGTAAGGACGTCATCGGATAGCGAGGCGGGCTCATCGCGGCCGTCCACGGTTGTATTCCTACCGGCCTGCTGCAAAGTTGGCCTGCTATATATCGATGATTGCCGTCCACGATGACGTTCTCGTCAACCAGTATAGGCATCAAAGTATTTCCCAACTGAATTAGCGACACGTACGCCTGAATTGCGGCCCGTGAAACCGTTGGTTGCATAGCGGACATTGAAGTGACGCATCGGTCCTCATTGGCCTTTCCGTCTTCCGTTTGAGTGTCCGCTACCGACAAGCCCTGACACCCCGAGGGGTGCCATGGGCTTCATATCGCGAGAGCCATATCGCTTGAGAGCATCCTGAAATCGCCCCATTTCCGCGCCCAAAGCGCCTGGCTTTTCCCGCGCATGTCACTCATCGGTTGCACCGGAGGTGTGATCTTGCCCCGATTTCCCGGACACCTGCCTAAGAGTGCCTAACAAAACCGTTCAATCGCACGCCAGCAGATCAATGAGCAAGCGAGCAATCCGAAGGCCAGATAGATTTCAGGGCGGCGCTCATACCGGATGCGAAGGCGTTTGAATCGGTTGAGCCAAGCAAACGTTCTTTCGACGACCCAACGATGCTTGCCCAGTCGCTGGCTAGATTCGACGCCTCGCCGAGCGATACGCTGGACGATTCCACGGTGCCGTAACGCGTGTCGGCAATGTTCGTAGTCGTATCCCTTGTCAGCATGAACCTTGTCTGGCCATCGCCGAGGACGCCCTCGAAGACCACCAACCGCAGGTAACGCATTGACTACGGCTTCGAAGCACTTGCTGTCGTGCGTGTTCGCGCCGCTGATGTGGAACGAGAGCGGCGTGCCCCTGGCATCGACCGCAACGTGCCTTTTGCACCCCAACTTTCCTCGATCGGTAGGATTTGGACCGGTTTCCTCCCCGCCCGGGGGAAGGAACACTCGCTGCATCCACACTCACTCGCGACATGTCGATCTGATCGTAGCTACGCAACCGCCGCAACAGTTCCTTGTGCAATCGATCCCAAACACCGCTCTGCTGCCAGTCTCGCAGCCGTCGCCAGCAGGTCATGCCGGATCCATAGCCTAGCCGGAGCGGCAAATGCTCCCATGGAATCCCCGTCCTCAGGACAAACACGATGCCGTTGATGGCAGCACGATCCGGCACTCTTGGCCGACCACCTTTCGGGCGATCTGGCTCCGGCGGAAGTAGCCGCCGAATCACGTCCCATAGATCGTCCTTGATCTCAAGCTTACTCATCCGTCAGCACTCAACTCTTTGTGGCTGACGCATTGTAGACTACGCGGCGTTTTGTTAGGCACTCTAAGCGACTTTTGGCAGCTCAAACTCTTCTGGGATGACGTAGCCCAAGGTGGAGTGGAGCCGCAGTCGATTGTAGTAGACCTCGATGTAGTCGAACACGTGCGATCTGGCTTGTTCACGCGTGCTGAATCGTTCGCCGTGGATAGCTTCGACTTTCAAACTGTGATTCCAGCTCTCCATTGCAGCATTGTCGTAGCAGTTGCCTTTGGCGCTCATGCTGGCAACCAGATCGTTCTCCGCGAGCAGGGCGCGATGTTCGCGTGAGCAGTACTGGCTACCACGATCCGAGTGGACGATAACACCGCGCGGCCGCTGGCGACGAAATAGCGCCATTCTTAGCGCGTCACTTACCAGCGTTGCGGTCATCCGATCCGACATCGACCAACCGACGACACGCCGCGAGAATAGGTCCAGCACGACTGCCAGGTAGAGCCACCCTTCTGTAGTGTCGATGAACGTTATGTCCGATACCCAGGCCTGGTTTTGTCGTTCAACACGGAAGTTCTGTTGCAGGAGATTGGGTGCCACTGGCAGCGAGTGCGCCGAGTTGGTCGTCGCCTTGAATTTGCGTGCCGCCTTCGCGCGCAAACCCTGACGACGGAGGCTTTCCGCCACTTGATTGCGTCCTGCACTTAACCCGTCGCGTTTGATCGCGTGCGTCAGACGTGGCGCTCCAGCACGACCTTTCTGTGCTTGAAATGCATCCTTCACCGCGCCGTCCAATGCAGCGCGCTGTGTTGCTCGCCGCGACGGCTTGCGTTGCCGCCAATCGTAGTACCCACCCGGCGATACAGCGAGGACGCGACACATCAACCGAATCGCGTGCTCGCCCTCATGCGTATGGATCACGGCGTACTTCACTTGGGCTGCTTCGCGAAGTACGCCGTGGCTTTTTTTAGGAACGCAACCTCTTCTTCCAGTCGCGCCAGGTCCCGCTTCAGGCGGGCATTTTCGGCCTGAATCGTGCGCTGCTCTTCCGTCACTTGGCCTACCTGCTTGGCCTTGGCTCTCCACGCGTACAGCTGGCTCTCCGCCAAGCCCAGATCCTGGGCTGCAACAGCAACCCCGTCCTTGTCTGCACGAGCCAGCGCCTGCTGCTTGAACTCCGCGCTATAGCGGTTGCGGGACTGCTTCACTGCCACCTTCTTTGCCATCTGCGTCACCTCGGGTTGCGATATTGAATCGCTTATCGGGGTGTCCGGCAAACTGGGGTAGGATCAGTGTGATCTTCTGCGGTAAGGCGTTGCGGTGGAAGATGGTTTCGCCGGACGCTTACGAAGCCCCTTGTTACCCCGAGTCGATGGAATAAGGCGAGTTGGCGCACACACCAACTCGACACCGATACGCGCGGGATCCAGATCAAGTATACACATCCACAACTAAGGTGTAGCTGTGGCCTATTGCGTCAGCCCCAATACCGGCAGCGTCTAGGAAAAGTCAGCGTTGCGGCTGACTTGAGCGAAGCATAGACCCGACTTCGTATCCGGTTAACAGGCCCCACCCGCCGTGGGGAAGGCGAGATCAGCTTTCATCAATCCATACCAGCCCTCGCCACCAACTCCAAATCCGGGCATGGCTTATCGATATGGACCAAGCCCAACTCATTAAACTTTACCAAAATACCATATTTTAAATATGACCACTCATCCGACGTATACTCTTTCGAAAACTTTCCTTCGTCAATCACGGCGACAACGACACCGTGACTAGTTGTGGCAAGAAGAACCTCATCACCCAAATCTACTCTGTTCCCGTCCGGATAATTCATTGTCCGCCGCCTTCAAAGGTGTTGCGACATCTACTTTGTGTCGATAGTGGAGCTCCCGGTAACCTGGCGGCAATTTACAATCACCGCGCAAATGGCTTTACCTCAATAGAGCCGGGCGGAGGAGTTGCACTACCACGCCCTTGATGACGTCAAACTGGACTTTCCCCCAGATCCCGGACTCCTCGCGAACGCGATAACCGCCTCAACGGTCTGGCAGTGGCTGCGACTGACCGCACGAAGGAGCATTTCCAGTTCCCTCAGCACATTGGTGCGATCGCCCCCACTTCAGAAAGACGCGCCACTCATCCTCCCCAGCGATGCAATCGGCAAAGACGAAACAGTTCTGGCAGCGCCACGTTGGAGGCTGGCGATCAAGCGGCCTGACGCAGAAGCAGTACGGCCAGTAGCACGGCGTCAACGCGTTGACGTTGGCTGTCAACGGCAACCCAATAATCCCCACCTCCGGGCGGGGATTATTGGGTTGCCGCTGACACTGGCACAGTGGAGCCACCGGCTCAAGCGTAAACGCTCGACCGTGCCTGGTCGCGCGCTGGTGCCAGTCCGGGTTGCCGTTGACAACTGCAGCACGGCGCATCGTTCTAGAGAGCCGCACGACGTAGGGATCAAGTAGCCGCAAACGGTCTCAATCTGACTGCTTCATACGTCTCGCCACCGACTCGTCCACGAGTCCCTCCAACCGAATGCAGTGCTCTTGGTGCCACTTCCAGGCGCTGTCATTCCTGCAAACAACGTATCTGTAGATGTCTCTCTGTGTGTAAAGTCGATCAAATGCGTTGTCAAACATCTCAAGTGAATAGGTGTCGCTACAGAGCAGTCGGCGGAGCTCATCGTCTCCGAAAGTCGAAATGAGCCTGGCAAGATGCAGCGAGTTCTCTTCAGCATGCTGTGCAACCGCACTGACGACATATGCTGTTCCAACGTCACCGGCGTCGCTACGCTTGATGGCCTCCACGGACAAATCATCCGCCCAACGTTTGCCCAGTTCAAATATCGTCAAAGCCAATGCGACACGCCCCTCTACTTTCACTTTCTCCACTGCGCGACACCACGCATTGACAGTCGAGTGGACAGCACGCATCGCCTCTTCGCTTGAGGCTGGCGCCACGTGCCGCACGATTAGTACATCCTCTATTGCTTCGGCCCGAATCGACACCGTGATATGCCGAAACGCTTCCGGCACGCCGCGATATACAACAAAGAACTCGAACCCCGCTCGCTCAATGAAGGAGTTTTCCATACCTAGAAATATTTCGTGGGAAAACCGGGATCACGGGTCACTTCAATATCGGCCTCTGGATTGTACGGCCGAGGCCTCGCCTTTGCCGCGGCAATATTTTCTCGCGGCTTTTTCCTGACAATTTGGTACAGTGATCCTACCCCAGTTTGCCGGACACCCCGATAAGCGATTCAATATCGCAATCCGAGGTGAACCCAATGGCAAAGAAGGTGGCGGTAAAGCAGACTCGCAATCGACACAGCGAGGAGTTCAAGCAGCAGGCTCTGGCTCGTGCCGAGAAGGACGGGGTAGCGGTAGCGGCAAAGGATCTTGGCTTGCAGGAAAGCCAGATTTACGGCTGGCGTGCTAAGGCCAGGCAAGCCGGTCAGATAACGGATGAGCAACGCACAATCCTGGCTGATCACGCCCGCCTGAAGCGCGAGGTAGCCCGCCTTGAAGAGGAAAATTCCTTTTTAAAAAAAGCGGCAGCGTACTTCGCGAAGCAGCCCAAGTGAAGTACGCCGTGATCGCCCACCACGAAAGAGAGTACGCCGTCCGCATGATGTGTGATGCACTGAGTGTCTCGCCTTCCGGATTCTACGAATGGCGTGAACGCGAACCATCCGAGCGGTCCAAACGGCGCGACACCTTGGACGCCTGCGTACAGGCCAGGTTTGTTGCCGAGAAGGGACGCGCAGGCGCACCGCGGTTGACGCACCGCCTGAAGCGGCAAGGACTCAGTGCCGGGCACAACCAGGTAGCGGAAAGCCTGCGCAGACAGGGTCTGCGCGCGAAAGCCGCGCGTAAGTTCAAGGCAACAACGAATTCCGTTCACTCGTTACCTGTGGCACCAAATCTATTGGAGCAAAACTTCACGGTGGAGCGTCCGAATCAAGTGTGGGTCAGCGACATAACGTTCATCGACACCGCCGAAGGGTGGCTCTACCTGGCGGTTGTGCTGGATCTATACGCTCGTCGCGTCGTAGGTTGGTCGATGTCGGACCGAATGACCGCCACGCTGGTTTGCGACGCCTTGCGAATGGCCATATTTCGCCGCCAGCGGCCCCATGGCGTGATCGTTCACTCGGACCGGGGTAGCCAGTACTGCTCACGTGAACACCGCGCCTTGCTCGCGCAGAACGGCTTGATTGCGAGCATGAGCGCCAAAGGCAATTGCTACGACAATGCAGCCATGGAGAGCTGGAATCATAGCTTGAAAGTTGAAGCGATTCACGGAGAACGGTTCGACACGCGTGAGCAAGCCAAAGCGCATGTGTTCGACTACATCGAGGTCTACTACAATCGACAGCGGCTCCACTCTACCTTGGGCTACGTCAGCCCCGAAGAGTTTGAGCTTCTCAAAGTCGCTTAGCCGAGTGTCCGGAAAACTGGGGCAAGATCACAGGTCCGGGTGACCGACGTCATCGTGGGGACGAACATGCGATCTTGCGTGCCCGCCGCCACGCGTACCGGAGGCCATCTGACTCACCGCTGGGGTCATAGTCGCCGCGAAACAAACTTCCATATGGCTGGCACAAGGACGAACCACTGCAGTGCGCCGACCACCAGATAAGCAATTTGCCTGATCACAAATGGCCACGGCGCTTTCTCCACAAACTGCAGCCATCCATTCGTCTCCAATGGATACCAAACCAATCCAGGCACGAGTACCCCTGATGGAGCAGACAGTAGACCAGCCAGCAATTCGGATGCAGCCATGCGTTCCGTGTCGCCAGA
This genomic stretch from Tahibacter amnicola harbors:
- a CDS encoding formate dehydrogenase subunit gamma, whose translation is MSPETLPLHAPLPPLGESQRATVDAAIAAHQSCEGPLLPILHAVQEALGYVPPACLPRIAHALNLSRAEVHGVVSFYHHFRSTPPGRQVLALCRAEACQSVGARALETHIRSRWGIDFGETSADGAVTLEAVYCLGNCACGPSAFIDGKLVGRLTPERIDALLASRERP
- a CDS encoding EAL domain-containing protein; this translates as MKLRRATGEVRRLGLLADGDLLGEMAVLDDSPRTATARALTDCTLMPIDRKQFAERLDSADPVVRALLLSQISRYRSALAQLSGQGEHHASPQAAAQQSPDALLALDKIRLESHLREALESKLLEVRLQPILDIHAKRVAGFEALTRWTHPERGPVSPADFIALAEETSLIVPVGDYVLHEVCGALRGIATPPGSPQPFIALNVSGRQLDDPGLLDRFLTVLRAHEVSPAQLKVEITESLVLDYAQVSRIIERCHGAGMKVALDDFGTGYSNLGHLHKLQFDTLKMDQGFIRQMHDPRCLAIVRAVVGMADSLGCDIVAEGVETDEQLATLDSLGCKYAQGYLIGKPLPIAEAVALLR
- a CDS encoding IS5 family transposase (programmed frameshift); the protein is MSKLEIKDDLWDVIRRLLPPEPDRPKGGRPRVPDRAAINGIVFVLRTGIPWEHLPLRLGYGSGMTCWRRLRDWQQSGVWDRLHKELLRRLRSYDQIDMSRVSVDAASVPSPPGGEETGPNPTDRGKLGCKRHVAVDARGTPLSFHISGANTHDSKCFEAVVNALPAVGGLRGRPRRWPDKVHADKGYDYEHCRHALRHRGIVQRIARRGVESSQRLGKHRWVVERTFAWLNRFKRLRIRYERRPEIYLAFGLLACSLICWRAIERFC
- a CDS encoding IS3 family transposase (programmed frameshift), whose amino-acid sequence is MAKKVAVKQSRNRYSAEFKQQALARADKDGVAVAAQDLGLAESQLYAWRAKAKQVGQVTEEQRTIQAENARLKRDLARLEEEVAFPKKSHGVLREAAQVKYAVIHTHEGEHAIRLMCRVLAVSPGGYYDWRQRKPSRRATQRAALDGAVKDAFQAQKGRAGAPRLTHAIKRDGLSAGRNQVAESLRRQGLRAKAARKFKATTNSAHSLPVAPNLLQQNFRVERQNQAWVSDITFIDTTEGWLYLAVVLDLFSRRVVGWSMSDRMTATLVSDALRMALFRRQRPRGVIVHSDRGSQYCSREHRALLAENDLVASMSAKGNCYDNAAMESWNHSLKVEAIHGERFSTREQARSHVFDYIEVYYNRLRLHSTLGYVIPEEFELPKVA
- a CDS encoding IS3 family transposase (programmed frameshift), with the protein product MAKKVAVKQTRNRHSEEFKQQALARAEKDGVAVAAKDLGLQESQIYGWRAKARQAGQITDEQRTILADHARLKREVARLEEENSFLKKAGSVLREAAQVKYAVIAHHEREYAVRMMCDALSVSPSGFYEWREREPSERSKRRDTLDACVQARFVAEKGRAGAPRLTHRLKRQGLSAGHNQVAESLRRQGLRAKAARKFKATTNSVHSLPVAPNLLEQNFTVERPNQVWVSDITFIDTAEGWLYLAVVLDLYARRVVGWSMSDRMTATLVCDALRMAIFRRQRPHGVIVHSDRGSQYCSREHRALLAQNGLIASMSAKGNCYDNAAMESWNHSLKVEAIHGERFDTREQAKAHVFDYIEVYYNRQRLHSTLGYVSPEEFELLKVA